A region from the Cellvibrio sp. PSBB006 genome encodes:
- the znuB gene encoding zinc ABC transporter permease subunit ZnuB, which translates to MPDFLLYALLSGLGVALVAGPLGSFAVWRRMAYFGDTLAHSALLGVTFGFLLNINLNLAVAVGCLLLALILVALQQNRFLATDTLLGILSHSTLALGLVTVSLFSESRIDLLSYLFGDILSANLTDVVTVWIVSVLVLAALIGLWRALLAITVHEELAQVEGVPVTAVRTALMLLMALVIAIAMKIVGVLLITALLIIPAAASRRLTHTPEAMAILASLLGCLSVCGGLAASFFWDTPAGPSIVLSATAFFILTLTKQRLA; encoded by the coding sequence ATGCCTGACTTTTTACTCTATGCGCTGCTATCCGGTCTTGGTGTAGCTTTAGTGGCGGGTCCACTGGGCTCCTTTGCGGTGTGGCGGCGCATGGCTTACTTTGGCGATACCCTGGCTCACTCGGCATTACTCGGTGTCACCTTCGGGTTTTTACTGAATATCAATTTAAACCTGGCCGTGGCGGTGGGTTGTTTATTGTTGGCACTGATATTGGTCGCCTTGCAGCAAAATCGCTTTCTCGCTACAGATACGCTACTGGGTATCTTGTCTCACTCCACCCTGGCGTTGGGACTTGTGACGGTGAGTTTATTCAGCGAGAGTCGCATTGACCTTTTATCTTATTTGTTTGGCGATATTCTCTCAGCCAATCTGACCGATGTGGTCACCGTCTGGATTGTCTCTGTCCTGGTGCTGGCTGCACTAATAGGGTTGTGGCGCGCTTTGCTGGCAATTACCGTTCATGAAGAACTGGCCCAGGTTGAGGGTGTGCCGGTAACAGCCGTTCGCACAGCATTGATGCTATTAATGGCGCTGGTCATCGCCATCGCCATGAAGATCGTGGGCGTACTGTTGATTACCGCCCTGCTGATTATCCCGGCCGCCGCCAGCCGCCGCTTAACCCATACGCCGGAAGCTATGGCGATACTGGCCAGCCTGCTGGGTTGTCTCTCGGTATGCGGCGGCTTAGCCGCTTCGTTTTTTTGGGATACGCCGGCTGGCCCTTCTATCGTGTTGTCCGCCACCGCTTTCTTTATTCTGACGTTAACTAAGCAGCGATTGGCTTAG
- a CDS encoding UDP-2,3-diacylglucosamine diphosphatase, giving the protein MTAYRQALRNDDINSAPLTSALSQPQSRPPANHISARTIWISDIHLGYRDCKADYLLEFLSDIKCDTLYLVGDVIDLWALKRRFCWPAKHYQVMLKFYELASKGTRVIYVPGNHDEPMRHFCGQLFGPIEIALEHEYTTADGKRLLIMHGDAMDAYINLSWLTRFCGDIAYNFLLFINRWANRFRKWMGRPYFSLAGLIKSNIKGAKAAIETYQNEAMEEARRRGFDGVICGHIHYPALFERQGLRYANTGDWIENCTALVEDYQGKMRLLHYSDQMQWQEDLSCELVTSKVA; this is encoded by the coding sequence ATGACTGCATACCGCCAAGCCTTGCGTAACGACGATATCAACAGCGCCCCACTAACCTCCGCATTGTCCCAACCCCAATCCCGACCGCCCGCAAACCATATCAGTGCGCGTACTATCTGGATTTCTGATATCCACTTGGGGTATCGCGACTGCAAGGCGGATTATCTGCTGGAGTTTCTCAGCGATATCAAATGCGACACTTTGTATCTCGTCGGCGATGTCATTGATCTCTGGGCGCTCAAGCGACGCTTCTGCTGGCCGGCAAAACATTATCAAGTGATGTTGAAATTTTATGAATTAGCCAGCAAAGGTACCCGAGTCATTTATGTACCCGGTAATCATGATGAACCCATGCGCCATTTTTGCGGCCAGTTATTCGGGCCAATTGAAATTGCGTTGGAACATGAATACACCACTGCCGATGGCAAGCGACTGCTGATCATGCACGGCGACGCCATGGATGCGTATATCAACCTCAGTTGGTTGACTCGATTTTGTGGTGACATTGCTTACAACTTCTTATTGTTTATCAATCGCTGGGCAAATCGTTTCCGCAAGTGGATGGGTCGCCCCTATTTCTCCCTGGCTGGTCTGATTAAAAGCAATATTAAAGGCGCTAAAGCAGCTATTGAAACTTATCAAAATGAGGCTATGGAAGAAGCCCGGCGGCGTGGTTTTGACGGTGTTATTTGCGGACACATTCATTATCCGGCGCTGTTTGAAAGGCAAGGGCTTCGCTACGCCAACACCGGTGATTGGATTGAAAACTGCACCGCGCTGGTAGAAGACTATCAGGGCAAGATGCGTTTATTGCATTACAGCGATCAGATGCAATGGCAGGAAGATTTATCCTGTGAGTTGGTCACCAGCAAAGTGGCTTAA
- a CDS encoding SCO family protein — protein MTDTPDENFDLASRQRGIRNTVIILLLIVAAIIGLIVHKVTKPRILSQMELRAQDAILFDTPRRFSDFELIDDHGEPFTREDLQGKWSLLFFGFTQCPDICPLTLLDLSRLLPTLPKEIAEDTQVILVSLDPARDTPEVLNEYVAAFNKDFIGVTGEFLTLRRFANELNVAFAKVTQGEDYTVDHSGNIVLINPMGDYHGFFKPPFSVDKLQLTYTSIVRSFDF, from the coding sequence GTGACCGATACACCGGACGAAAATTTTGATCTTGCCAGCCGACAACGCGGGATACGCAATACTGTCATCATTTTATTGTTGATTGTGGCAGCTATTATCGGTCTGATTGTTCACAAGGTGACGAAGCCGCGTATCCTGAGTCAAATGGAATTGCGCGCTCAGGATGCCATTTTGTTTGACACGCCGCGTCGGTTTAGTGATTTTGAATTGATTGATGATCATGGCGAGCCATTTACGCGGGAAGATTTACAAGGTAAATGGTCGTTATTATTCTTTGGCTTTACTCAATGCCCGGATATTTGTCCGTTGACCCTGTTGGATCTCAGCCGGCTTTTACCGACGTTGCCAAAAGAGATTGCTGAAGATACCCAGGTTATTCTGGTGAGTCTGGACCCAGCACGCGATACACCGGAGGTGCTGAACGAGTACGTGGCAGCCTTCAATAAAGATTTTATTGGCGTAACTGGAGAGTTTCTGACATTGCGTCGCTTCGCCAATGAACTAAATGTGGCGTTTGCCAAGGTGACGCAGGGAGAAGATTACACTGTCGATCACAGTGGCAATATTGTGTTAATAAACCCTATGGGCGATTACCACGGTTTTTTCAAGCCGCCCTTTTCCGTGGACAAATTACAACTGACGTATACATCAATCGTACGCAGCTTTGATTTCTGA
- the cyoE gene encoding heme o synthase: MNKVPESQTTQTIASANWRDYYELCKPRVVMLMILTSLIGMFLAVPGMVPLDVLIIGNLGIALCAGSAAAVNHLVDRHIDKKMARTFNRPVAKGRVEPMQAALFALVIGALGMTLLVVFINVLTAVLTLASLLGYAVIYTLFLKRATPQNIVIGGLAGAAPPLLGWTAVTGEIHGHALLLVLIIFAWTPPHFWALAVHRKDEYAKADIPMLPVTHGEAYTKLHILLYTIIMIIVTVLPYITGMFNWLYLLGALVLGAGFLYWALAMIFSKKPSVGMDTFKYSIIYLMALFVIMLLDHYLLPMPQHLEFNL, translated from the coding sequence ATGAACAAAGTTCCAGAAAGCCAAACCACACAGACAATCGCTTCCGCCAATTGGCGCGACTATTACGAATTGTGCAAACCGCGTGTCGTCATGTTGATGATTCTAACCTCATTGATCGGCATGTTTCTCGCTGTGCCCGGTATGGTGCCCCTGGACGTATTGATCATCGGTAATCTCGGTATTGCTTTATGTGCGGGTTCAGCTGCGGCAGTCAATCATCTGGTTGATCGACACATCGATAAAAAAATGGCACGCACCTTTAACCGCCCGGTAGCCAAAGGACGTGTTGAGCCGATGCAGGCCGCGCTCTTCGCGCTGGTGATTGGCGCGCTGGGTATGACGTTGTTAGTGGTGTTTATTAATGTACTGACAGCTGTGCTCACGCTCGCTTCGCTCCTGGGTTATGCCGTTATCTACACCTTATTTTTAAAACGCGCTACTCCGCAAAACATCGTTATTGGCGGCCTCGCCGGTGCTGCGCCGCCTTTATTGGGATGGACAGCCGTTACCGGCGAAATTCATGGGCATGCGCTGTTGCTGGTGTTGATTATCTTCGCCTGGACACCGCCGCATTTTTGGGCTTTGGCGGTGCATCGCAAAGATGAATACGCGAAAGCTGACATTCCGATGCTGCCAGTAACCCACGGCGAGGCTTACACAAAACTGCACATTTTGTTGTACACCATCATCATGATTATCGTGACGGTTTTGCCTTACATCACAGGTATGTTTAACTGGTTGTATTTATTGGGCGCCCTGGTATTAGGCGCCGGCTTTTTGTATTGGGCGCTCGCTATGATTTTTAGCAAAAAACCTTCGGTGGGAATGGATACTTTTAAGTATTCCATTATTTATTTGATGGCGTTGTTTGTCATTATGTTGCTAGACCACTATCTATTGCCAATGCCGCAACATCTTGAATTTAATCTTTAG
- a CDS encoding heme A synthase: protein MWHNNTLSSAYRWGLIATAIACVVVVLGAFTRLSDAGLGCPDWPGCYGHLTWPKSDDAVARAEARFPEFPVEHDKTWPEMVHRYFAGFLGLIILGITISTWRWSVKTPHQSYPRKHALGLLFLVIIQGLFGMWTVTLKLWPQVVTAHLLGGFATLSLLWLFTLRCAGTTWQLPSDKHRQLTGIKWLALLSLLAVITQIALGGWTSSNYAALACTDLPTCHGEWWPAMDFEHAFNFAQSIGPNYLGGLLENEARTAIHVTHRVGAIVVTMLVLLLSWKLLRLGSFVTRPIAWLLMLVLLGQISLGISNIVGSLPLAVAVAHNAVGALLLLVMVTLMHRLFTAKSC, encoded by the coding sequence GTGTGGCATAACAATACATTATCGAGTGCATACCGTTGGGGTTTGATCGCCACTGCCATCGCATGTGTCGTTGTCGTCTTGGGCGCATTCACACGCTTATCCGATGCGGGACTTGGCTGTCCTGATTGGCCGGGTTGTTATGGACATCTGACCTGGCCGAAAAGTGATGATGCAGTAGCGCGTGCCGAAGCGCGTTTTCCGGAATTTCCTGTAGAGCATGATAAAACCTGGCCGGAGATGGTTCACCGTTACTTTGCCGGTTTTCTCGGCCTGATTATTCTGGGCATTACGATTTCGACCTGGCGTTGGTCGGTGAAGACACCGCACCAATCCTACCCACGCAAGCATGCTTTAGGTTTATTGTTTTTGGTCATCATCCAAGGCTTGTTCGGCATGTGGACAGTGACCTTGAAATTGTGGCCACAAGTGGTCACCGCACATCTCTTGGGCGGCTTCGCGACGCTCAGCCTGTTGTGGCTATTCACCTTGCGCTGCGCCGGCACTACCTGGCAATTACCCAGCGACAAGCATCGACAATTAACCGGAATAAAGTGGTTGGCACTGTTGAGTTTGCTGGCGGTCATTACCCAGATCGCCTTGGGTGGTTGGACCAGTTCCAATTACGCCGCACTGGCCTGCACTGATTTACCGACATGTCACGGAGAATGGTGGCCGGCCATGGACTTTGAGCACGCTTTTAATTTTGCGCAAAGTATCGGCCCCAATTATCTTGGCGGATTACTGGAAAACGAGGCACGCACGGCTATTCATGTTACCCATCGGGTGGGCGCGATTGTCGTGACGATGCTGGTATTACTGCTGTCATGGAAATTACTGCGCCTGGGAAGTTTTGTCACTCGACCCATTGCCTGGTTGTTAATGTTAGTCTTACTCGGACAAATCAGTTTGGGTATAAGCAACATTGTGGGATCGTTGCCCTTGGCCGTTGCAGTCGCCCATAATGCTGTCGGAGCCTTGCTTTTATTGGTGATGGTTACGCTGATGCATCGCTTGTTTACCGCCAAAAGTTGTTAA
- a CDS encoding SURF1 family protein, with protein sequence MNSVDKSAHQPRFVVTFNRNITLFTLIALPILCSLGIWQWHRAAEKHELETRYAQLHAQPPVTLTMENISDLPDYQRVMVQGYFDNDHTWLLDNKQRHGKVGFEVITPFVLTGGQRLLVNRGWLAAGDTRAQLPVIEDVPGQVTLFAELVSVVKHPLLDAHSERSDWPRIIMAIDVEDMNAQLQKDLLPRYVRLDEGSPGAFVTGWQAVNMTPEKHIGYAFQWFAMAFALVIWFVFANSNLVEYWRSRRQKNR encoded by the coding sequence GTGAACTCTGTCGATAAATCCGCACATCAACCGCGTTTCGTTGTGACCTTCAATCGCAATATCACCCTGTTTACGTTAATAGCCCTGCCAATTTTATGCAGTCTGGGTATTTGGCAGTGGCACCGGGCGGCGGAAAAACACGAGCTGGAAACCCGCTACGCACAGCTGCATGCGCAGCCACCGGTAACGCTGACAATGGAAAATATCAGTGACTTGCCCGACTATCAACGCGTTATGGTGCAGGGATACTTTGACAATGACCATACATGGTTGCTGGACAATAAACAACGTCACGGCAAGGTTGGCTTTGAGGTCATTACGCCATTTGTATTAACGGGAGGCCAGCGCTTGTTGGTGAATCGTGGCTGGTTAGCAGCGGGCGATACGCGTGCGCAATTGCCGGTAATTGAAGATGTTCCGGGGCAGGTAACCCTGTTTGCTGAATTGGTTTCGGTGGTGAAGCATCCTTTATTGGATGCGCATAGTGAGCGCAGCGACTGGCCGAGGATAATAATGGCCATCGATGTGGAAGACATGAACGCACAATTGCAGAAAGATCTTTTACCGCGCTACGTGCGTTTGGATGAAGGTAGTCCAGGTGCGTTTGTGACCGGGTGGCAAGCTGTCAACATGACACCGGAAAAACATATTGGCTATGCATTCCAATGGTTTGCCATGGCGTTTGCATTGGTCATCTGGTTTGTATTCGCCAATTCTAATCTGGTGGAATATTGGCGCAGTCGCCGACAGAAAAACAGGTAA
- a CDS encoding DUF2909 domain-containing protein produces MWLKIIILVLFVGILISLSSALGFLLKDANVPQSKRTLYALGIRITLAVLMMLCIFYGFYSGILHSQAPWDHRI; encoded by the coding sequence ATGTGGTTGAAAATAATTATTCTGGTGTTGTTTGTGGGTATCCTGATCAGTCTCAGCAGCGCGTTGGGATTTTTGTTGAAAGATGCCAACGTTCCTCAATCGAAAAGAACCTTATATGCCTTGGGTATTCGCATCACCCTGGCGGTACTGATGATGCTGTGTATTTTCTACGGATTTTATAGCGGCATATTACACAGCCAGGCACCTTGGGATCACCGTATTTGA
- a CDS encoding cytochrome c oxidase subunit 3 translates to MATHEGSYYVPEQSKLPIWASFGLFLTVFGAANWINGNSNGPMIFFAGGLVFAFVLWSWFSTVISENMAGLNGPQLKRSYVWGMGWFIFSEVMFFAAFFGALFYVRTMALPWLSGEGDAAATNEFLWKGFEAEWPLMTTPDMAVNGDKATMLGPKENMSFPGLVAMFSWLPFWNTVILLSSSVTVHFAHSAIKNDKRQAFNAWLGLTVLLGMIFLVLQVWEYHHAYTELGLTLESGIYGTTFFMLTGFHGAHVTLGTFMLLVMLLRSVLKGHFKPHDNFGFEAASWYWHFVDVVWVGLFIAVYIFG, encoded by the coding sequence ATGGCAACGCATGAAGGAAGTTATTATGTACCCGAACAGAGCAAGCTGCCGATCTGGGCCAGCTTCGGCCTGTTCCTGACAGTATTTGGTGCCGCTAACTGGATCAACGGCAACAGCAACGGCCCGATGATATTTTTCGCGGGCGGGCTGGTATTTGCTTTTGTGTTATGGAGCTGGTTTTCCACGGTAATCAGCGAGAACATGGCTGGTCTTAACGGCCCGCAACTCAAGCGTTCATACGTATGGGGCATGGGCTGGTTTATCTTCAGTGAAGTGATGTTTTTTGCGGCATTCTTCGGTGCATTGTTTTATGTGCGCACCATGGCATTACCCTGGTTAAGCGGTGAGGGCGATGCAGCGGCAACCAATGAATTTTTATGGAAAGGTTTTGAAGCGGAATGGCCGCTGATGACTACGCCGGACATGGCGGTGAATGGCGATAAAGCCACCATGCTGGGGCCAAAAGAAAACATGAGCTTTCCTGGTCTGGTCGCTATGTTCAGTTGGTTGCCCTTCTGGAACACGGTGATCCTGCTTAGTTCGAGTGTCACTGTTCATTTTGCCCACAGTGCCATCAAGAATGACAAACGCCAAGCGTTTAATGCCTGGCTCGGTTTGACCGTGCTGCTAGGGATGATCTTCCTGGTGTTACAGGTGTGGGAATACCACCATGCTTATACCGAACTGGGTCTTACTCTCGAATCCGGTATCTATGGTACAACCTTCTTTATGTTGACCGGTTTCCACGGTGCACACGTGACCCTCGGTACGTTTATGCTGTTGGTGATGTTGCTGCGTTCGGTGCTCAAAGGCCATTTCAAACCGCATGATAATTTTGGTTTTGAAGCCGCCAGTTGGTACTGGCACTTTGTCGATGTGGTGTGGGTCGGCTTGTTTATCGCGGTTTATATCTTTGGTTGA
- a CDS encoding cytochrome c oxidase assembly protein: MKGLLPNNPIHALCLKLGVLGIGMFAFAIWVMPPIYDVFCEITGLNGKTGGPYQAVSAEVDTSRTITVQFVATNNEGMPWEFSPEVRTVKVHPGAQTRINYFANNRTDKDMIGQAIPSLVPFKAATYFHKTECFCFEQQPLKAGESAELPMYFIVDQDIPEHIHTITLSYTLFDVTERYADDKVAKVAN; this comes from the coding sequence ATGAAGGGGCTGCTGCCAAATAATCCCATCCATGCGCTCTGCCTGAAGCTGGGCGTACTGGGAATTGGTATGTTTGCTTTCGCTATCTGGGTTATGCCGCCGATTTACGATGTGTTCTGTGAAATCACGGGACTCAATGGTAAAACCGGCGGCCCTTACCAGGCTGTATCAGCGGAGGTGGATACCAGTCGAACCATCACTGTGCAATTCGTAGCGACTAACAACGAAGGTATGCCATGGGAGTTTTCGCCCGAGGTGCGTACGGTGAAGGTTCATCCGGGTGCCCAAACGCGAATTAATTACTTCGCGAACAATCGCACGGATAAAGACATGATCGGTCAGGCAATTCCCAGCCTGGTTCCTTTTAAAGCTGCCACGTATTTTCACAAAACAGAATGTTTTTGTTTTGAACAGCAGCCATTAAAGGCGGGCGAAAGTGCTGAATTGCCGATGTACTTTATTGTCGATCAGGATATTCCTGAACATATCCACACCATCACCTTGTCTTACACCTTATTCGATGTAACTGAACGCTATGCCGACGACAAGGTTGCGAAAGTAGCAAACTAA